A DNA window from Fuerstiella sp. contains the following coding sequences:
- a CDS encoding GNAT family N-acetyltransferase, producing the protein MSTPEELQITIRAFRPDDLEVIRQITVEAFSGVSIDEAAELVCGTINGHDWKWRKARHIDGDVAREVEGILVVESVAGEVVGYITTWQDVDAGIGYIHNLAVVPEWRGQGLGRLLIQRALDRFRDAGLSHARIETLAQNEVGQHLYTSIGFREVARQVHFFADLSKSQSARDDSRSD; encoded by the coding sequence ATGTCGACTCCTGAAGAACTACAGATCACCATTCGCGCGTTCCGGCCCGATGACCTGGAGGTCATCAGGCAGATTACCGTTGAGGCTTTCAGCGGAGTCTCGATTGACGAGGCGGCCGAACTGGTCTGCGGGACGATTAACGGTCATGACTGGAAGTGGCGGAAAGCCCGCCACATCGATGGCGACGTGGCCCGTGAGGTGGAAGGCATCCTGGTGGTGGAATCGGTCGCAGGTGAGGTGGTGGGTTACATCACTACCTGGCAGGATGTCGATGCGGGGATCGGCTACATACACAACCTGGCGGTCGTACCCGAGTGGCGCGGCCAGGGCCTGGGGCGGTTGCTGATCCAGCGGGCTCTGGACCGTTTCCGCGATGCGGGGCTGTCTCACGCCAGGATCGAGACACTGGCCCAGAATGAGGTGGGTCAACACCTGTATACATCCATCGGATTTCGCGAGGTGGCCAGGCAGGTTCATTTCTTCGCGGATCTCTCAAAATCACAGTCCGCTCGTGACGACAGCCGGAGCGATTGA
- a CDS encoding zinc-binding dehydrogenase, producing MNAVAAVFREPNVPLELKSIPLPKLGDGEAIVEVDCCTLCGSDLHSISGARSVPTPTILGHEIMGHVSDVRGIVRDLNEKPLSSGDRICWSVTATCGCCYFCSEGPPQKCDQLFKYGHEEITDKYPLSGGLASHCHLIPGTAIIKVPDTLPDVVVSPAGCATATVAAALRTAGNCEGKTVVIHGAGMLGLTTAAMARSRGAANVIVTDVVEQRLRRAESFGATHSSLNELSEITAGRGADIVVDMSGSPDAMESSVDQLRIGGRLVLVGAVFPSRPLSLHGELLVRKMLRVQGVHNYRPDDLQSALEFLSESGQDYPFASLVDREFSLEQINEAIAYAQGDGSFRVAVRPHQNSNHS from the coding sequence ATGAATGCTGTTGCTGCTGTCTTCCGTGAACCAAATGTTCCCCTGGAATTGAAATCCATTCCGCTTCCCAAACTGGGCGACGGGGAAGCGATTGTGGAAGTTGACTGCTGCACACTCTGCGGAAGCGATCTGCATTCCATCAGTGGTGCTCGCAGCGTTCCGACTCCCACGATTCTGGGACATGAAATCATGGGACATGTCAGCGATGTCCGCGGAATCGTCCGTGATCTTAATGAGAAACCGCTCTCCTCGGGAGACCGCATTTGCTGGTCTGTCACCGCCACATGCGGGTGTTGTTATTTTTGTTCCGAAGGACCACCGCAAAAATGCGACCAGCTGTTCAAGTACGGTCACGAAGAAATCACAGATAAGTATCCGTTGAGCGGCGGGCTGGCATCTCACTGTCACCTGATTCCCGGCACCGCGATCATCAAGGTTCCCGACACCCTGCCGGATGTGGTGGTCAGCCCGGCCGGATGTGCCACAGCAACCGTTGCGGCTGCGTTGAGAACGGCCGGAAACTGTGAAGGCAAAACCGTGGTGATTCATGGTGCCGGAATGCTGGGTTTAACGACTGCGGCCATGGCTCGAAGTCGAGGGGCTGCAAATGTGATCGTGACGGATGTGGTGGAACAGCGCCTGCGTCGGGCAGAATCATTTGGGGCAACTCATTCCTCCCTGAACGAGCTGTCTGAGATCACAGCCGGACGAGGAGCAGACATTGTCGTGGACATGTCCGGATCCCCCGATGCCATGGAATCGTCTGTGGATCAACTGCGAATCGGCGGACGATTGGTTTTAGTGGGCGCTGTGTTTCCCAGCCGCCCGCTGTCACTGCATGGGGAACTGCTGGTAAGAAAGATGCTGCGTGTGCAGGGCGTCCACAACTATCGGCCCGATGATCTGCAGTCAGCGTTGGAATTCTTGTCTGAATCCGGTCAGGACTATCCGTTTGCCTCACTGGTTGATCGGGAATTTTCGCTTGAACAAATCAATGAGGCGATTGCTTACGCTCAAGGGGATGGTTCATTCCGCGTTGCTGTGCGACCACATCAAAATTCCAACCACTCCTGA
- the phnA gene encoding phosphonoacetate hydrolase: protein MPAVFEANGRRYAPPDQPIVVICIDGCGDEYLSVSINRGRMPHMERMARNGYRGLVRGVVPTFTNVNNASIVTGVPPAINGVSGNFFLNPETGEEVMMNSPEYRRCGTLLTAAADAGRKVAFITAKEKLRTVLGDGIVERGGIAFSSEKVDEARQETHGVDDAESIIGRPRPEIYSADASVYVLEAGAALLAQHKADFLYLSLTDYMQHKFAPEEPESLEFHAAMDEQIGRLLDAGCIIAATADHGMNAKNRDDGTPNVIYVESLLSAEFGEGCRVICPVTDPYVVHHGSLGALVMVHLDQPAMAGEVAKFLFDQEGVTEVLTRDQAAAKLELPADRIGDLVVLSGRSVVLGKTPEYHNLKVLHQGLRSHGGRYEEMVPLVISHPLKSEYIRKAQGDPRNFDVFDFACNGTC, encoded by the coding sequence ATGCCTGCTGTCTTTGAAGCAAACGGTCGTCGGTATGCTCCACCTGACCAGCCGATTGTGGTCATCTGTATCGACGGATGCGGTGACGAATATTTGTCGGTGTCGATCAATCGCGGCCGGATGCCTCACATGGAGCGCATGGCCCGCAACGGATATCGCGGACTGGTTCGAGGCGTGGTGCCGACTTTTACGAATGTGAATAACGCATCGATCGTGACCGGCGTTCCGCCGGCGATTAACGGTGTTTCCGGCAACTTCTTCCTCAACCCGGAAACCGGGGAAGAAGTGATGATGAATTCTCCCGAATATCGTCGTTGTGGAACATTGCTGACCGCCGCTGCCGATGCAGGACGAAAAGTTGCGTTCATCACAGCCAAGGAGAAACTCCGCACCGTGTTGGGTGATGGAATTGTCGAACGAGGCGGCATCGCGTTTTCGTCTGAGAAAGTTGATGAGGCACGACAGGAAACACATGGTGTTGACGACGCAGAATCGATCATTGGCCGGCCACGTCCTGAAATCTATTCCGCGGATGCTTCTGTCTATGTTCTCGAAGCCGGAGCCGCCCTGCTGGCACAGCACAAAGCCGATTTTCTTTATCTGTCGCTGACGGACTACATGCAGCACAAATTTGCTCCGGAAGAACCCGAAAGCCTGGAATTCCATGCTGCAATGGATGAACAAATCGGCCGACTTCTGGACGCCGGCTGCATCATTGCTGCAACCGCCGATCATGGAATGAATGCCAAGAACAGGGACGACGGAACTCCCAATGTGATTTATGTGGAATCGCTGCTGAGCGCGGAATTCGGCGAAGGTTGTCGGGTGATCTGTCCGGTTACGGATCCGTATGTCGTGCATCACGGATCTCTGGGAGCTCTGGTGATGGTCCATCTTGACCAACCTGCAATGGCGGGGGAAGTGGCAAAGTTTCTGTTCGACCAGGAAGGCGTCACTGAAGTTCTGACACGTGACCAGGCTGCTGCGAAACTGGAACTGCCCGCAGATCGCATCGGTGATCTTGTGGTCCTCAGTGGACGCAGTGTGGTCCTTGGCAAGACACCTGAGTACCACAACCTGAAGGTACTACACCAGGGTCTGCGATCTCACGGCGGGCGCTACGAAGAAATGGTCCCACTGGTGATTTCACATCCATTAAAAAGCGAATACATCCGCAAGGCTCAGGGTGATCCCCGTAATTTTGATGTCTTCGACTTCGCCTGTAACGGAACCTGCTGA
- a CDS encoding aldehyde dehydrogenase family protein, with product MVIELPSYIAGEAVRTDRWLDVHYPWDNSLTGRVAVAGPVHLERAIVAAIEGGRQPLTRYQRHDILRRAAALLAEHREELAQLICRESGLCMKETLYETGRSSDVMEFAAIEALRDDGQIFSCDISPQGKARKIFTFRQPVQLVTAITPFNHPLNQVAHKVAPAIAAGAPVLLKPSEKTPLTSLRFCELLYEAGLPGWMLSMFVGDIDDVVTPMITDPRVELVSFTGSVEIGKLVAQTAGYKKTCLELGGNSPLIVLEDADLDKAVLLAAEGCFRNSGQRCTAVKRLLVQESIHREFTQRFVEKAGEYLPGDPEDRSTRVGTVIDEAAAITLEQRVRQAVADGAEVLLGGDRRGALMEPTVINNVPRSTPMVLKESFGPLAPVIPIRDLDDAIDYYNNGPFGLSTGVVTNNMEQALKAVRELKTGTTNINEVPGYRIESSPFGGVRDSGLGIKEGVIETMKFMTNVKTFSLPWGSSL from the coding sequence ATGGTCATTGAACTGCCGAGTTACATTGCCGGTGAGGCCGTTAGAACCGATCGATGGCTTGATGTGCACTATCCCTGGGACAACTCCCTGACGGGTCGGGTTGCTGTGGCAGGTCCGGTACATCTCGAACGGGCGATTGTGGCTGCGATCGAGGGGGGGAGACAGCCCCTCACACGTTATCAGCGTCACGATATTTTGCGCCGTGCCGCGGCGCTGCTGGCAGAACATCGGGAAGAGCTGGCGCAGCTGATCTGTCGTGAATCCGGGTTGTGTATGAAGGAAACCCTGTACGAAACAGGCCGCAGCTCGGACGTTATGGAGTTCGCAGCCATCGAAGCCCTGAGGGATGACGGTCAGATCTTTTCCTGTGATATTTCCCCTCAGGGAAAAGCCCGGAAGATCTTTACGTTTCGTCAGCCGGTCCAGCTGGTCACGGCAATTACACCGTTCAATCATCCACTGAACCAGGTGGCTCATAAGGTCGCTCCGGCGATCGCCGCCGGGGCTCCTGTATTGCTGAAACCGAGCGAAAAAACACCTCTCACCTCACTGAGATTCTGTGAGCTGCTTTATGAAGCCGGACTGCCGGGATGGATGTTGAGTATGTTCGTGGGTGACATCGATGATGTGGTCACCCCGATGATTACAGATCCCCGGGTGGAGTTGGTTTCCTTCACCGGTTCCGTGGAGATCGGAAAACTGGTCGCTCAAACGGCCGGATATAAAAAAACGTGTCTGGAACTCGGCGGCAATTCACCACTGATAGTTCTGGAGGACGCCGATCTTGACAAAGCTGTGCTGCTGGCGGCGGAAGGCTGTTTCCGGAATTCCGGTCAACGGTGTACAGCCGTCAAGCGATTGCTGGTGCAGGAATCGATCCACCGGGAATTTACTCAGCGGTTTGTGGAAAAGGCGGGTGAGTATCTGCCCGGTGACCCGGAGGATCGGTCAACGCGAGTCGGAACGGTGATTGATGAAGCAGCAGCCATCACGCTGGAACAGCGAGTCCGGCAGGCCGTTGCTGATGGAGCGGAAGTCCTGTTGGGCGGCGATCGTCGCGGGGCGCTGATGGAGCCCACCGTCATCAACAATGTTCCTCGCAGTACGCCGATGGTATTAAAAGAGAGCTTCGGTCCCCTGGCTCCGGTCATTCCCATTCGGGATCTGGACGATGCGATTGACTATTACAACAACGGGCCGTTTGGGCTGAGTACCGGAGTGGTCACCAATAATATGGAGCAGGCTCTGAAAGCGGTTCGAGAACTGAAGACGGGAACCACGAATATCAATGAAGTTCCGGGCTATCGAATCGAGTCCAGTCCTTTTGGTGGTGTCAGAGATTCGGGACTGGGGATTAAAGAAGGTGTGATCGAAACGATGAAGTTCATGACCAACGTTAAGACATTTAGTCTGCCGTGGGGATCATCACTGTGA
- the phnW gene encoding 2-aminoethylphosphonate--pyruvate transaminase, producing MDLIENDYLLLTPGPLSTSPTVRAAMNRDWCTWDDDYNVGVVTPIREKLVQLATASRPDEYTCVLMQGSGTFSVESMIGSTIPADGKLLVLVNGVYGNRLAQIAARLNIDHIVQDSGELARPDPDRLGQTLCDDPGITHVAVVHNETTTGMMNPLEEIASIVKSQDRILLVDSMSAFGGVPMDVAELGIDYLVSSANKCIQGVPGFGFVIGRVEQIRQTQGRARSLSLDLHDQWQCMEHGKGKWRYTSPTHVVRAFYQALIELEQEGGIAARHARYTENQCRLVAGMQRLGFRCVLPAEYHSPIITGFRSPQHPDYDFQRFYGLLKTQGFVIYPGRVTGIDSFRIGTIGHVFPEDIDRLLIAIRASMYWESLKF from the coding sequence ATGGATCTGATCGAGAACGATTACCTACTCTTAACACCTGGCCCTCTGTCAACGTCTCCCACGGTTCGCGCTGCCATGAATCGTGACTGGTGTACGTGGGATGACGACTACAACGTCGGTGTGGTGACACCGATTCGGGAGAAGCTGGTGCAGCTTGCCACTGCCTCCCGGCCGGACGAGTATACCTGTGTGCTGATGCAGGGGAGCGGCACGTTTTCGGTGGAATCGATGATTGGCTCGACGATTCCTGCGGATGGTAAACTGTTAGTGCTGGTCAACGGAGTATACGGAAATCGACTGGCTCAGATTGCCGCACGACTCAATATCGATCACATCGTACAGGACAGCGGAGAGCTTGCACGACCTGATCCGGATCGTCTCGGTCAGACGCTGTGTGATGATCCCGGGATCACACATGTGGCTGTGGTGCACAACGAAACCACCACCGGCATGATGAATCCCCTGGAAGAAATAGCCTCGATCGTGAAGTCGCAGGACCGAATTCTGCTGGTGGATTCGATGAGTGCTTTTGGAGGCGTACCAATGGACGTTGCTGAACTGGGCATCGACTACCTGGTGTCGTCAGCAAACAAATGCATTCAGGGGGTACCGGGTTTTGGTTTTGTGATCGGACGGGTGGAGCAGATCAGGCAAACGCAGGGCCGGGCCCGGTCGCTGTCACTGGATCTCCACGACCAGTGGCAGTGTATGGAACACGGCAAAGGAAAATGGCGTTATACGAGTCCGACGCACGTGGTGCGTGCGTTCTATCAGGCGTTGATTGAGCTGGAACAGGAAGGAGGCATCGCGGCTCGTCATGCCCGCTATACCGAGAATCAGTGTCGGTTGGTGGCCGGCATGCAGCGACTGGGATTTCGCTGTGTGCTGCCGGCTGAATATCACAGTCCGATCATTACGGGGTTCCGCAGTCCGCAACATCCGGACTACGATTTCCAGCGGTTCTATGGTCTGCTGAAGACTCAGGGTTTTGTGATTTACCCGGGCAGAGTGACCGGAATTGACTCCTTCCGCATCGGTACGATCGGTCACGTTTTTCCTGAGGACATTGACCGCCTGCTGATCGCGATTCGAGCGTCGATGTACTGGGAATCGCTGAAGTTTTAG
- a CDS encoding creatininase family protein — MNDQEICIEKMRPAQVAACRRRADLAFLPLGAIEWHGVHNPLGVDAIKAHHISCMAAAELGGGAVFPALVWGVPRDSFFVNKSSSFGDLSETVAKALETQTQRVRGFSSHGGMDIQEQWLFYQRLLRMSLEQIAGYGFKSVYIVCGHNPLIHWARPVAMAFARAAWAANQPINIDCGGEFDAAGLQISDHGGQWETSITMAIEPDSVDLDELREQQEYQGVGCGDDALEATAGQGREWIETCAGAIARDARRLIDNHPDSANRTNR, encoded by the coding sequence ATGAATGACCAAGAGATCTGTATTGAGAAAATGAGACCCGCGCAGGTGGCGGCTTGTCGGCGGCGGGCGGATCTGGCATTTTTGCCGCTGGGGGCCATTGAATGGCACGGTGTGCATAATCCTCTGGGGGTGGATGCCATCAAGGCTCATCACATCAGCTGCATGGCAGCAGCTGAACTTGGTGGGGGTGCGGTGTTTCCTGCCCTGGTCTGGGGGGTGCCTCGGGACAGTTTTTTTGTCAACAAGTCCAGCAGTTTCGGTGATCTGTCCGAAACAGTGGCCAAAGCCCTGGAAACCCAAACGCAGCGGGTGCGCGGTTTTTCGTCTCACGGAGGTATGGACATCCAGGAGCAATGGCTGTTCTACCAGCGGCTGCTAAGGATGAGTCTGGAACAAATCGCAGGGTACGGATTCAAGTCGGTCTATATTGTGTGCGGACACAATCCGTTGATCCACTGGGCCAGGCCCGTTGCAATGGCGTTTGCTCGCGCTGCGTGGGCAGCAAATCAGCCGATCAATATTGACTGCGGTGGTGAGTTTGACGCCGCCGGACTCCAAATCAGCGATCACGGTGGTCAATGGGAAACCAGCATCACCATGGCGATCGAACCGGACAGCGTTGATCTGGATGAGCTGCGGGAACAACAGGAATACCAGGGAGTTGGCTGCGGTGATGATGCGCTGGAGGCGACAGCCGGTCAGGGCAGAGAGTGGATCGAGACGTGTGCCGGCGCGATTGCCCGTGATGCCCGCCGGCTGATTGATAACCATCCTGACAGTGCCAACAGGACGAATCGTTGA
- a CDS encoding methyltransferase produces the protein MSKFHLGINMGHDRSAAVVQDGRVVVAIEQERLDRVKHSVGFMLQSPDQMGQIQVPGESIAYCLNYLELPLSAMSTITANMPGVDMAPQIMRSKFSDELASHVRQVPSHHLAHAYSAFWPSGFDEALVLVVDASGSTISDKYGRHTESYTLYEGRGTKLTELHSETVQSHLTTLSTLGFVYEAVARKAGFVTQLNSGLSFAEAGKLMGLAAYGGPQPNWNRWFHKDLNSRSIRISAYDIFLEMTALEKRYNSGQGKPYFRPWLVDLAWKVQNELEQVLCALVEEAAKQTGLTHLCLAGGIALNSVANYQILTRCKLDDIFVFPAAGDNGISAGCALWAYHTQESGTARPALRSACFGRPYSSEEIDRAVDGFGDLLKVEQFEFADMTHRVADALVKGHVVARYEGGSEFGPRALGHRSILADPTYERMKDVLNARVKFREAFRPFAPFVPLERAADVFELGSESPYMLLVAPVREELKSLLPSITHADGTGRVQTCTEQDNAFFHALCLEAEKRRGVAPVLLNTSFNVAGQPIVETPQEAIETFLRTDIDYLALEDRWIRRRHQSVREYDRHVFNLPVEKLPRGLDAQQPSVVPLMTELDAALFDHDGSRHWTESELASIADHGGLLKETSLLFGKSPFLVPLETQLSPQTTIVLNPGGNSVLVDETGRQAKVQLTLRQLEVLLAVRHDPRSLREELRLKLCATPAEFDEMIAEVTSVLEQFQIAVHNGWLDTDHRSLIDLSGLKSRQTLDSFHSSDFNIEYELRQIRQTILNAGYAEKTICRLLSVDSLQSIEPTRLHYYDTHLLPETPLSDLVRLFQLRASVPRKRVENLFDENQRHCLVTMGILIEQEHHFRGGVDLFCSGGLLIATDHRYMIFEDDRLDEDPVMYIGMDSHGLVQTAPRQICDALLDLCCGSGIQGLVAGRYARKIVAVDVNPRAIRFSRFNAQLNGIRNYEARQGDLYEAVKDQTFDCILANPPFVPSPEEKFRFRDGGTTGERILQEIVRGAEQHLSPDGRLCVVTDLVNPETYEQKLKNWLNEAAAHALILSTADRDEILFSVPHCHAPFSQSLEDYHAELDRWIQNFRDENLQNVNFGYILVWLNARCSGSDITTRTIHNPAEPVWEHVQEWIEQRRLWDSREAESMVLSVHSQLRLVATQSLSRRETDYELRFPGNPFFTTYEITAGIADELERFERTAPVLSQYSEEFERSWIEKLHRLGILQLKSYQQNAASSPTTDSRKTDMSVEQSATKTTPTCLSSYLG, from the coding sequence ATGAGCAAATTTCACCTGGGTATCAATATGGGACACGACCGCTCCGCCGCCGTCGTTCAGGACGGCAGGGTGGTGGTTGCGATCGAGCAGGAACGCCTGGACCGGGTGAAGCACAGTGTGGGGTTCATGCTGCAGTCCCCTGATCAGATGGGTCAAATTCAGGTACCTGGGGAAAGCATTGCTTACTGCCTGAACTACCTGGAACTGCCTCTGTCAGCGATGAGCACCATCACGGCAAACATGCCGGGTGTCGATATGGCACCACAGATCATGCGAAGCAAGTTTTCAGACGAACTGGCTTCACATGTGCGGCAGGTCCCCAGCCATCATCTGGCCCATGCCTATTCGGCCTTCTGGCCTTCCGGATTTGACGAAGCCCTGGTCCTGGTTGTGGATGCCAGCGGGTCAACGATTTCCGATAAATACGGGCGTCATACGGAGTCTTATACGCTGTACGAAGGCCGCGGCACCAAACTAACGGAACTGCACAGCGAAACGGTTCAGTCTCACCTGACGACTCTGTCGACTTTGGGGTTTGTGTATGAAGCTGTTGCCAGAAAAGCCGGTTTTGTCACCCAGCTCAATTCCGGGCTCAGTTTCGCCGAAGCCGGCAAGCTCATGGGACTTGCTGCATACGGCGGTCCCCAGCCAAACTGGAACCGCTGGTTTCATAAAGACTTAAACTCACGCAGCATCCGAATATCGGCGTATGATATTTTTCTGGAGATGACAGCCCTGGAAAAACGCTACAACAGCGGACAGGGAAAACCTTATTTTCGACCATGGCTGGTCGACCTGGCATGGAAAGTACAAAACGAACTGGAACAGGTTTTGTGCGCTCTGGTCGAAGAAGCAGCAAAACAAACGGGACTCACACACCTGTGTCTGGCTGGCGGTATTGCACTGAACTCTGTGGCCAACTATCAAATCCTGACACGCTGCAAACTGGATGACATCTTTGTCTTTCCCGCCGCCGGCGACAACGGAATTTCGGCGGGTTGTGCGCTGTGGGCGTACCACACTCAGGAATCCGGAACCGCACGTCCGGCTCTCCGGTCCGCCTGTTTCGGGCGCCCGTACAGCTCCGAGGAAATCGACAGAGCTGTCGACGGTTTTGGTGATCTGCTGAAGGTGGAACAGTTTGAATTCGCTGACATGACTCATCGCGTGGCAGACGCCCTGGTCAAAGGCCATGTTGTTGCCCGCTATGAAGGAGGCTCTGAGTTTGGACCGCGTGCTCTGGGACATCGTTCGATTCTGGCCGACCCCACCTATGAACGCATGAAGGACGTTTTAAACGCCAGAGTCAAATTTCGCGAAGCCTTTCGCCCGTTCGCTCCTTTCGTGCCTCTGGAACGCGCAGCAGATGTCTTCGAACTGGGTTCCGAATCACCGTATATGCTGCTGGTCGCGCCGGTCCGGGAAGAACTCAAATCACTGCTGCCGTCCATCACACACGCAGACGGCACCGGTCGCGTGCAGACCTGCACCGAGCAGGACAATGCATTCTTCCATGCACTGTGTCTGGAAGCAGAAAAAAGGCGGGGTGTTGCACCGGTCCTACTGAATACCAGCTTCAATGTGGCGGGTCAGCCAATCGTGGAAACACCTCAGGAAGCAATCGAAACGTTCCTGCGAACCGACATAGACTATCTTGCTCTGGAAGATCGATGGATTCGACGTCGGCACCAGTCGGTCAGAGAATATGACCGGCATGTTTTCAATCTGCCTGTGGAAAAACTACCTCGCGGTCTGGATGCGCAGCAACCGTCCGTTGTCCCGCTGATGACCGAACTGGATGCAGCCCTGTTCGATCATGACGGCAGTCGGCACTGGACCGAATCAGAACTGGCCAGCATCGCCGACCATGGAGGCCTGCTGAAGGAAACCAGTCTCTTATTCGGCAAATCACCGTTTCTTGTCCCTCTGGAAACTCAGCTTAGCCCGCAGACAACCATTGTTCTGAATCCCGGGGGCAACTCAGTACTTGTGGATGAAACCGGACGCCAGGCAAAAGTGCAGCTGACTCTGCGTCAGCTCGAAGTCCTGCTTGCGGTCCGCCATGATCCCCGTTCACTTCGGGAAGAACTGCGTCTGAAACTGTGCGCAACACCGGCAGAATTCGATGAAATGATCGCGGAGGTGACTTCCGTCCTTGAACAGTTTCAGATTGCAGTTCATAACGGCTGGCTGGATACGGACCATCGATCACTCATCGATCTGTCCGGCCTGAAAAGCAGGCAGACTCTGGACTCGTTCCACAGTTCCGATTTCAATATTGAGTACGAACTGCGACAAATCCGGCAGACCATTCTGAACGCCGGCTACGCCGAAAAAACCATCTGCCGGCTGCTGAGTGTTGACTCCCTGCAGTCGATTGAACCAACACGACTGCACTATTACGACACACACCTGCTGCCCGAAACTCCTCTGAGTGATCTGGTCCGACTGTTTCAGCTGAGAGCCTCGGTTCCCCGGAAACGTGTGGAAAATCTCTTTGACGAAAATCAGCGGCACTGCCTCGTTACAATGGGAATTCTGATCGAACAGGAACATCACTTTCGGGGGGGTGTTGACCTGTTCTGTTCAGGTGGTCTGCTGATTGCCACCGATCATCGCTACATGATCTTTGAAGATGACCGACTGGACGAAGATCCGGTCATGTATATTGGCATGGACAGTCACGGTCTTGTGCAGACAGCGCCACGTCAAATATGTGACGCATTGCTGGACCTGTGCTGCGGATCAGGAATTCAGGGACTGGTGGCCGGTCGCTACGCGAGAAAAATCGTTGCTGTCGATGTGAACCCCCGAGCCATTCGTTTTTCACGGTTCAATGCTCAGCTGAATGGTATTCGCAATTATGAAGCACGTCAGGGAGACCTGTACGAAGCCGTCAAAGACCAAACGTTCGACTGCATCCTCGCAAACCCGCCGTTCGTTCCCAGCCCGGAGGAGAAATTCAGGTTCCGTGATGGTGGTACAACGGGAGAAAGAATCCTGCAGGAAATTGTACGCGGAGCAGAACAACACCTCAGCCCGGACGGAAGACTTTGTGTTGTCACCGACCTGGTCAATCCTGAAACGTATGAGCAAAAACTTAAGAACTGGCTGAACGAGGCGGCCGCCCACGCTTTGATTCTCTCAACCGCAGATCGGGATGAAATCCTGTTCTCCGTCCCGCACTGCCATGCACCGTTCTCGCAAAGTCTGGAAGACTATCACGCAGAACTAGACCGCTGGATTCAAAACTTTCGTGACGAAAATCTGCAGAACGTGAATTTTGGATATATTCTCGTCTGGCTGAACGCCCGATGTTCCGGCTCTGATATTACAACCCGCACCATTCACAATCCTGCGGAACCCGTCTGGGAACATGTCCAGGAATGGATTGAGCAGCGCCGCCTGTGGGACAGCAGGGAGGCCGAATCCATGGTTCTGTCCGTCCATTCGCAACTGCGGCTGGTGGCCACACAAAGCCTGTCGCGCAGGGAAACGGACTACGAACTGCGTTTCCCGGGTAACCCCTTCTTCACTACCTATGAAATTACAGCCGGCATTGCCGACGAACTCGAACGCTTTGAAAGAACAGCACCCGTTTTGTCACAGTACAGTGAGGAGTTCGAACGAAGCTGGATTGAAAAGCTGCATCGGCTGGGAATCCTGCAGCTGAAAAGCTACCAGCAGAATGCCGCTTCGTCGCCGACGACAGATAGCCGCAAAACAGACATGTCTGTTGAACAGTCTGCAACAAAAACGACCCCCACCTGTTTGTCCAGTTACCTGGGTTGA